One region of Bacillota bacterium genomic DNA includes:
- a CDS encoding glycerol-3-phosphate acyltransferase — protein sequence MGVLALLSYLIGSIPSAYLVGRAFRGVDIRHVGTGNVGATNVVRNVGWVAGILTGLLDVGKGMAVVLLARASGAGAVGPLLAIICAVIGHNWPIWLRFHGGGGLATFGGGLALTVPIWQIVLAGCLYGLVYLVTRHKYFSSVFMCAVIPVWLGVSKSSWDYFLFGLAGGTALGFKQVRAWLKYGTPRR from the coding sequence GTGGGCGTACTGGCCTTGCTGAGTTACCTCATAGGGTCCATTCCGTCGGCATACCTGGTGGGCCGGGCCTTTCGGGGAGTGGACATCCGCCACGTGGGTACCGGCAACGTGGGTGCCACCAACGTGGTCCGCAACGTGGGATGGGTTGCGGGGATCCTGACTGGCCTGCTTGACGTGGGCAAGGGCATGGCGGTCGTGTTGCTGGCCCGTGCATCCGGCGCCGGGGCTGTGGGTCCCCTGCTCGCCATAATCTGTGCGGTCATCGGCCACAACTGGCCTATCTGGCTCCGCTTCCACGGGGGAGGGGGGCTTGCCACTTTCGGCGGGGGACTTGCTCTCACGGTGCCCATCTGGCAGATCGTGCTGGCGGGGTGCCTGTACGGTCTGGTGTACCTCGTGACCAGGCACAAGTATTTCAGTTCCGTGTTCATGTGCGCAGTCATCCCGGTGTGGCTCGGTGTGAGCAAGTCTTCGTGGGATTACTTCTTGTTCGGTCTCGCCGGGGGCACCGCCCTGGGGTTCAAGCAGGTACGGGCCTGGCTCAAGTACGGTACACCCCGCAGGTAG
- a CDS encoding metal-sensitive transcriptional regulator has protein sequence MPDTVLQEEDTVRELCNRLRRVEGQARGLVRMIEEGRSCSDIAVQMAALKAAVNRAAMAFVAAYLHQCLAEAREEEAEEALGRVAQMFMRLA, from the coding sequence TTGCCGGACACGGTATTGCAGGAGGAGGACACCGTACGCGAGCTCTGCAACCGCCTGCGGCGGGTGGAAGGACAGGCCCGCGGGCTGGTGCGCATGATCGAAGAGGGCCGCAGTTGCTCGGACATCGCGGTTCAGATGGCGGCCCTGAAGGCCGCGGTCAACCGGGCCGCGATGGCTTTTGTGGCCGCCTATCTTCACCAGTGTCTGGCAGAGGCCAGGGAGGAGGAGGCCGAGGAGGCCCTGGGCCGGGTGGCCCAGATGTTCATGCGCCTGGCTTGA
- the trxB gene encoding thioredoxin-disulfide reductase translates to MERDIHDVVILGAGPAGLTAAIYAGRARLDTVVIDRGVPGGQVATTDMVENYPGFPEGVSGVELARLMSEQAERFGVRTEMAEVESLSRDGDLWRVETSEGPYLGRAVIVATGTRPRELGVPGEKELRGRGISYCATCDGAFFRDKPVVVVGGGDSAVSEAEFLTRFASQVTIVHRRGELRAARSLQERVLDNPKIRVRWNSVVAAFLGQDGLQRVRLRDVNTGAESELEAEGAFIYIGLLPNTAFLSGVVPLDEGGYLITDDAMALPAPGLFAAGDVRQKRLRQVATAVGDGAVAAMAAEEYIVGKFGRQPAKTK, encoded by the coding sequence ATGGAGCGGGATATCCACGACGTGGTCATCCTGGGGGCGGGGCCGGCGGGGCTCACGGCAGCGATTTACGCGGGCCGGGCTAGGCTGGATACGGTGGTGATCGACCGCGGAGTCCCCGGGGGGCAGGTTGCCACCACCGACATGGTGGAGAATTACCCCGGGTTCCCCGAGGGCGTGTCGGGCGTTGAGCTGGCCAGGTTGATGAGCGAGCAGGCGGAACGCTTCGGCGTTCGCACGGAGATGGCAGAAGTGGAGAGTCTGAGCCGGGATGGCGACCTGTGGCGGGTGGAGACATCGGAGGGTCCCTACCTGGGCCGGGCGGTAATCGTGGCCACGGGAACCCGTCCCCGGGAACTGGGGGTGCCTGGGGAGAAGGAACTGCGGGGCCGCGGCATTTCCTATTGTGCCACCTGCGATGGCGCCTTCTTCCGAGACAAGCCCGTGGTGGTAGTGGGAGGTGGTGATTCCGCCGTTTCCGAGGCGGAATTCCTGACCCGCTTCGCCAGCCAGGTCACTATCGTGCATCGCCGGGGCGAGTTGCGGGCGGCCCGCTCCCTGCAGGAAAGGGTCCTGGACAACCCGAAGATTAGGGTGCGGTGGAACAGCGTAGTCGCGGCCTTCCTGGGTCAGGACGGGTTGCAGCGGGTGCGCCTGCGTGACGTCAACACGGGGGCGGAGTCGGAGCTGGAGGCCGAGGGTGCCTTCATTTACATCGGACTCCTCCCCAACACCGCCTTTTTGAGCGGGGTTGTTCCCCTGGATGAAGGGGGATACCTGATTACCGACGACGCCATGGCCCTGCCGGCCCCGGGGTTGTTCGCTGCGGGCGACGTCCGCCAAAAGCGGCTGCGGCAGGTGGCCACCGCGGTGGGTGACGGCGCGGTGGCAGCCATGGCGGCTGAGGAGTACATCGTGGGCAAGTTCGGTCGACAGCCCGCGAAGACGAAGTAG
- a CDS encoding zinc ribbon domain-containing protein, producing the protein MPQYEFGCKKCGHEFAVNVPWQRKCEVTCPKCGSSELREKFSPWGWTRGGTSDAGACSVRFG; encoded by the coding sequence GTGCCCCAGTACGAATTCGGGTGTAAGAAGTGCGGGCATGAGTTTGCGGTCAACGTTCCCTGGCAGCGCAAGTGCGAGGTGACGTGCCCCAAGTGCGGGAGTTCCGAACTCAGGGAGAAGTTCTCTCCCTGGGGATGGACCCGCGGGGGGACATCCGACGCGGGCGCGTGCAGCGTCCGCTTTGGCTGA